A region from the Corynebacterium halotolerans YIM 70093 = DSM 44683 genome encodes:
- a CDS encoding LLM class flavin-dependent oxidoreductase yields the protein MPLSILDLVSISEGSTARGAIAASMESARLADQLGYRRLWFAEHHNTPNLASSATALLISRAASVTERIRLGSGGVMLPNHAPLMVAEQYGTMANIHGDRIDLGLGRAPGTDRMTAQALNRSSAEPQAFAQSIYDLQGWFGETGTAHSMPIMSAASAGTEVPIWVLGSTVNGASIAGQLGLPFSLASHFAPDQVEDAIQVYRDAFTTESPTAQIDEPYVMAGVNVMVADTDEEAEREFTTVEQMFLDIQRGRSRRIQPPVDPETLTGQGSRDRSMLRIKAVGAPQTVKGQLEEFVTRTGADELITVTYAFDPAVRNRSLQLLAEAWF from the coding sequence GTGCCGTTGAGCATTCTTGATCTGGTCTCCATCTCCGAGGGTTCCACGGCCCGCGGTGCCATCGCCGCCTCGATGGAGTCCGCCCGCCTCGCCGACCAGTTGGGTTACCGTCGGCTCTGGTTCGCCGAGCACCACAACACCCCGAATCTCGCCTCCAGTGCCACCGCGCTGCTGATCTCCCGGGCCGCCTCGGTCACCGAGCGCATCCGTCTCGGTTCCGGCGGGGTGATGCTGCCCAATCACGCTCCGTTGATGGTGGCGGAGCAGTACGGAACCATGGCCAATATCCATGGGGACCGGATCGACCTGGGACTGGGGCGGGCTCCGGGAACAGACCGGATGACCGCCCAGGCGCTGAATCGCTCCTCGGCCGAGCCGCAGGCCTTCGCCCAGAGCATCTATGACCTGCAGGGCTGGTTCGGTGAAACGGGTACCGCGCACAGTATGCCGATCATGTCCGCCGCCTCGGCCGGAACCGAGGTGCCCATCTGGGTGCTTGGTTCAACTGTCAACGGCGCGTCGATCGCCGGACAACTGGGTCTGCCCTTCTCCCTGGCCTCGCATTTCGCGCCCGACCAGGTGGAGGATGCCATTCAGGTGTACCGGGACGCATTCACCACCGAATCACCCACCGCCCAGATTGACGAGCCCTACGTCATGGCCGGCGTCAACGTCATGGTCGCCGACACCGACGAGGAGGCGGAGCGGGAATTCACGACCGTCGAGCAGATGTTCCTCGACATCCAGCGCGGCCGGTCCCGCCGGATCCAACCGCCGGTGGACCCGGAGACGCTCACGGGGCAGGGCAGCCGAGACCGGTCCATGCTGCGGATCAAGGCGGTGGGTGCCCCACAGACGGTGAAGGGGCAGCTGGAGGAGTTCGTGACACGCACCGGCGCCGACGAGCTCATCACCGTCACCTACGCGTTCGATCCGGCCGTCCGGAACCGCTCACTGCAGCTGCTGGCCGAGGCCTGGTTCTGA
- a CDS encoding phosphatidate cytidylyltransferase produces the protein MSDVSGASRRPLGVDHLPRPRNSAGRNLPVAVGVSVVLGALALLAVWIGPLGWYPLVAAAVGVATWEVVTRLNERSYLIPLVPMIVLGQAMVWLSWPFGTNGLVAAFVTAVLVLMFGRLFSHGRRTPPKNYLRDTAVGIFVLTWIPLFASFAAMLSLISADSADGVPGGFYIITFMLCVVASDTGGYVVGVMFGSHPMAPAVSPKKSWEGFAGSVIGGVVAGALSVSLLLEHQWWVGALLGVGLVVCATLGDLVESQFKRELGIKDMSGLLPGHGGFMDRIDGMLPSAMVTWLVLSLIGG, from the coding sequence GTGAGTGACGTCAGTGGCGCATCCCGTCGTCCCCTGGGTGTGGACCATCTGCCCCGTCCCAGGAACTCCGCCGGCCGCAACCTGCCGGTTGCCGTCGGGGTCAGCGTGGTCCTCGGCGCGCTGGCCCTGCTGGCCGTGTGGATCGGCCCCCTCGGCTGGTACCCGCTGGTCGCCGCCGCCGTCGGCGTGGCCACCTGGGAGGTGGTCACCCGGCTGAACGAGCGTTCCTACCTCATTCCGCTCGTGCCGATGATCGTCCTCGGGCAGGCGATGGTGTGGCTGTCCTGGCCGTTCGGCACCAACGGTCTCGTCGCCGCGTTCGTCACCGCGGTGCTGGTGCTCATGTTCGGCCGGCTGTTCTCCCACGGCCGGCGCACGCCCCCGAAGAACTACCTGCGCGACACCGCCGTCGGCATCTTCGTGCTCACCTGGATCCCGCTGTTCGCCAGCTTCGCCGCGATGCTCTCCCTGATCTCCGCGGACTCGGCTGACGGGGTGCCGGGCGGGTTCTACATCATCACCTTCATGCTGTGCGTGGTCGCCTCCGACACGGGCGGCTACGTCGTCGGCGTCATGTTCGGTTCGCACCCGATGGCACCGGCCGTCAGCCCCAAGAAATCCTGGGAGGGCTTCGCGGGATCCGTCATCGGCGGGGTGGTGGCGGGAGCGTTGTCCGTGTCCCTGCTGCTCGAGCACCAGTGGTGGGTGGGTGCCCTGCTGGGGGTGGGCCTGGTCGTCTGTGCGACCCTCGGGGACCTGGTCGAGTCCCAGTTCAAGCGCGAACTGGGCATCAAGGACATGTCCGGGCTGCTGCCGGGACACGGCGGATTCATGGACCGGATCGACGGCATGCTGCCCTCGGCCATGGTCACCTGGCTGGTGCTCAGCCTCATCGGCGGCTGA
- the frr gene encoding ribosome recycling factor, with product MIDDILLESEERMTASVEHTREELVTIRTGRANPAMFNGVIAEFYGVPTPIPQMATISVPEPRMLLIKPYDMSTMNEVENAIRNSDLGVNPTNDGQVLRVTIPQLTEERRRDMVKLAKSKGEDGKIAIRNIRRKGMEQLKKLQKDGDAGEDEVASAEKDLDKTTQTYVAQIDELVTRKEDELMEV from the coding sequence ATGATCGATGACATTCTCCTCGAGTCCGAGGAGCGTATGACCGCCTCCGTCGAGCACACCCGCGAGGAGCTCGTGACCATCCGCACCGGCCGCGCCAACCCGGCCATGTTCAACGGCGTCATCGCCGAGTTCTACGGCGTGCCCACGCCCATCCCGCAGATGGCGACGATCTCGGTGCCCGAGCCCCGCATGCTGCTGATCAAGCCGTACGACATGTCCACGATGAACGAGGTCGAGAACGCGATCCGCAACTCCGATCTCGGTGTCAACCCCACCAATGACGGTCAGGTGCTGCGCGTGACCATCCCGCAGTTGACCGAGGAGCGCCGCCGCGACATGGTCAAGCTGGCCAAGTCCAAGGGCGAGGACGGCAAGATCGCCATCCGCAACATCCGCCGCAAGGGTATGGAGCAGCTCAAGAAGCTCCAGAAGGACGGCGACGCCGGCGAGGACGAGGTGGCCTCGGCCGAGAAGGATCTCGACAAGACCACCCAGACCTACGTCGCCCAGATCGACGAGCTCGTCACCCGCAAGGAAGATGAGCTCATGGAGGTCTGA
- the pyrH gene encoding UMP kinase: protein MLKLGGEMFGGGKVGIDPDVVENVARQIAEVARDGAEIAVVIGGGNFFRGAELQQRGMDRARSDYMGMLGTVMNCLALQDFLLQEGVECRVQTAINMAQVAEPYLPLRAARHLEKGRVVIFGAGMGMPYFSTDTTAAQRALEIGCDVLFLAKAVDGVYSDDPRTNPDAELFHEITPREVIEKGLKVADATAFSLCMDNSMPILVFNLLTHGNIARAVAGERIGTLVKS from the coding sequence ATGCTGAAGCTGGGGGGTGAGATGTTCGGTGGCGGCAAGGTCGGTATCGACCCGGACGTGGTCGAGAACGTCGCCCGCCAGATCGCCGAGGTCGCCCGCGACGGCGCCGAGATCGCCGTGGTCATCGGCGGCGGCAACTTCTTCCGCGGAGCCGAGCTGCAGCAGCGCGGCATGGACCGGGCGCGCTCCGACTACATGGGCATGCTCGGCACCGTGATGAACTGTCTGGCCCTGCAGGACTTCCTCCTGCAGGAGGGGGTCGAGTGTCGCGTGCAGACCGCCATCAACATGGCCCAGGTCGCCGAGCCCTACCTGCCGCTGCGCGCCGCCCGGCACCTGGAGAAGGGCCGCGTGGTCATCTTCGGCGCCGGCATGGGCATGCCGTACTTCTCCACCGACACCACCGCCGCCCAGCGCGCGCTGGAGATCGGCTGCGACGTCCTGTTCCTGGCCAAGGCCGTCGACGGTGTGTACTCCGACGACCCGCGCACCAACCCGGACGCCGAGCTCTTCCACGAGATCACCCCGCGCGAGGTCATCGAGAAGGGCCTCAAGGTCGCCGACGCCACCGCCTTCTCCCTGTGCATGGACAACAGCATGCCGATTCTCGTGTTCAACCTGCTCACCCACGGCAACATCGCCCGTGCGGTGGCGGGGGAGCGCATCGGCACCCTCGTCAAGTCCTGA
- the tsf gene encoding translation elongation factor Ts, giving the protein MANYTAADVKKLRELTGSGMLDCKKALEETEGDFDKAVELLRIKGAKDVGKRAERSASEGLVAVSGNTMIEVNSETDFVAKNAEFKDFAAKIADAAAAAKANSAEELAQTDVDGRPAADAIQELSAKIGEKLELRRAATIEGDNVSVYLHQRSADLPPAVGVLVAYTGSGDEAGNAAKTAAMQVAALKAQYLTREDVPAEVVEKERSIAEQITREEGKPEQAIPKIVEGRLNGFYKDVVLLEQPSVADNKKTVKQLMDEAGVTLTSFVRFEVGQQ; this is encoded by the coding sequence ATGGCGAACTACACTGCTGCAGACGTCAAGAAGCTCCGCGAGCTCACCGGCTCCGGCATGCTCGACTGCAAGAAGGCCCTGGAGGAGACCGAGGGCGATTTCGACAAGGCCGTGGAGCTGCTGCGCATCAAGGGCGCCAAGGACGTCGGCAAGCGCGCTGAGCGCAGCGCGTCCGAGGGTCTGGTCGCGGTCTCCGGCAACACCATGATCGAGGTCAACTCCGAGACCGACTTCGTGGCCAAGAACGCCGAGTTCAAGGACTTCGCCGCCAAGATCGCCGACGCCGCCGCCGCCGCCAAGGCCAACTCCGCCGAGGAGCTCGCCCAGACCGACGTCGACGGCCGGCCCGCCGCGGACGCCATCCAGGAGCTGTCCGCCAAGATCGGCGAGAAGCTCGAGCTGCGCCGCGCCGCGACCATCGAGGGCGACAACGTCTCCGTGTACCTGCACCAGCGCTCCGCCGACCTGCCGCCGGCCGTCGGCGTGCTGGTCGCCTACACCGGCTCCGGCGATGAGGCCGGCAACGCCGCCAAGACCGCCGCCATGCAGGTGGCCGCGCTCAAGGCCCAGTACCTCACCCGTGAGGACGTTCCGGCCGAGGTCGTCGAGAAGGAGCGCTCCATCGCGGAGCAGATCACCCGCGAGGAGGGCAAGCCGGAGCAGGCCATCCCGAAGATCGTCGAGGGCCGCCTGAACGGCTTCTACAAGGACGTCGTCCTGCTCGAGCAGCCGTCCGTCGCCGACAACAAGAAGACCGTCAAGCAGCTCATGGACGAGGCCGGCGTCACGCTGACCTCCTTCGTCCGCTTCGAGGTCGGCCAGCAGTAG
- the rpsB gene encoding 30S ribosomal protein S2 encodes MAVVTMRELLDAGVHFGHQTRRWNPKMRRFIFTDRNGIYIIDLQQTLTYIDTAFEFVKETVAHGGSILFVGTKKQAQEAVQNEAERVGMPYVNHRWLGGMLTNFQTVSKRLHRMKELQAMDAAENGYEGRTKKEVLMLTRERTKLERVLGGIADMTKVPSALWIIDTNKEHIAVDEAKKLNIPVVAILDTNCDPDEVDFPIPGNDDAIRSTALLSKVISTAVEEGKKAREERQLAAAREAAGDTQEKVEADAEKAAESSEAPAAEATETAAAEQ; translated from the coding sequence ATGGCAGTCGTAACCATGCGCGAGCTTCTCGACGCCGGTGTCCACTTCGGCCACCAGACCCGCCGTTGGAACCCGAAGATGCGTCGTTTCATCTTCACCGACCGCAACGGCATCTACATCATCGACCTGCAGCAGACCCTGACCTACATCGACACCGCGTTCGAGTTCGTCAAGGAGACCGTCGCCCACGGCGGCAGCATCCTGTTCGTCGGCACCAAGAAGCAGGCCCAGGAGGCCGTGCAGAACGAGGCCGAGCGTGTCGGCATGCCGTACGTCAACCACCGCTGGCTCGGTGGCATGCTCACCAACTTCCAGACCGTGTCCAAGCGTCTGCACCGCATGAAGGAACTGCAGGCCATGGACGCCGCGGAGAACGGCTACGAGGGCCGCACCAAGAAGGAAGTCCTCATGCTCACCCGCGAGCGCACCAAGCTCGAGCGCGTGCTCGGTGGCATCGCCGACATGACCAAGGTGCCCTCCGCCCTGTGGATCATCGACACGAACAAGGAGCACATCGCCGTCGACGAGGCGAAGAAGCTGAACATCCCGGTCGTCGCCATCCTCGACACCAACTGTGACCCGGATGAGGTCGACTTCCCGATTCCGGGCAACGACGACGCCATCCGCTCCACCGCCCTGCTGTCCAAGGTCATCTCCACCGCCGTGGAGGAGGGCAAGAAGGCCCGCGAGGAGCGTCAGCTGGCCGCCGCCAGGGAGGCCGCCGGCGACACCCAGGAGAAGGTCGAGGCCGACGCCGAGAAGGCCGCCGAGTCCTCCGAGGCTCCGGCAGCCGAGGCCACCGAGACCGCCGCCGCCGAGCAGTAG
- a CDS encoding M23 family metallopeptidase, with the protein MRLPHRRVPASLLAVAATVAITATVSFPAAPSAAAYVDPTTGGSVATRVTRAFNKPEHNWLPGHRGVDLALGIGEPVVAAGDGVVAHAGVVAGTPVVSVDHDDGVRTTYQPVHARVRQGEEVAEGQAIGTLGHPVDGYPGLHWGARSGPDRDEYLNPLSLLDAPTIRLKPF; encoded by the coding sequence ATGCGCCTCCCCCACCGTCGCGTCCCCGCGTCCCTACTGGCCGTCGCCGCCACCGTCGCCATCACCGCCACCGTCTCCTTCCCCGCCGCCCCATCCGCGGCCGCCTACGTCGACCCGACGACCGGCGGGTCCGTGGCCACCCGCGTGACCCGCGCCTTCAACAAACCGGAGCACAACTGGCTGCCCGGCCACCGCGGTGTCGACCTCGCCCTCGGGATAGGTGAACCCGTGGTGGCGGCCGGGGACGGCGTGGTCGCCCACGCGGGCGTGGTGGCGGGCACGCCGGTGGTCTCCGTCGACCACGACGACGGGGTGCGCACCACCTATCAACCGGTGCACGCGCGGGTGCGGCAGGGCGAGGAGGTCGCCGAGGGCCAGGCCATCGGCACGCTCGGGCATCCGGTGGATGGCTATCCGGGTCTGCACTGGGGTGCGCGCTCCGGCCCGGACCGCGACGAGTACCTCAATCCCCTGTCCCTGCTGGACGCGCCGACGATCCGGCTCAAACCCTTCTGA